In Methanothermococcus thermolithotrophicus DSM 2095, one DNA window encodes the following:
- a CDS encoding phosphate ABC transporter substrate-binding protein, translating into MAGRDLKSEEKEKYPDLIVYKIGIDGVAIVVNPSNPLNDLSKDQLKKIFAGEITNWKDVGGNDAPINIYTRDEMSGTRDTFWKQALDKGTITDKSVVVASNGEMKTKISTDENGIGYISIGYVDKSVKAIKLDGIEPSQENVKKGIYTVYRPLNLITNGEPDGIVKEYINYILSPDGQKIVKDKGFLPVR; encoded by the coding sequence ATGGCTGGAAGGGATTTAAAATCCGAAGAAAAGGAAAAATATCCTGATTTAATTGTTTATAAAATCGGCATTGACGGTGTGGCAATTGTAGTCAATCCGTCAAATCCATTAAACGATTTATCAAAAGATCAGTTAAAAAAGATATTTGCAGGGGAAATTACTAACTGGAAGGATGTCGGAGGAAATGATGCTCCAATAAATATATACACAAGGGATGAAATGAGTGGAACAAGAGATACTTTTTGGAAACAGGCTCTTGATAAGGGAACTATTACCGATAAATCTGTTGTAGTTGCATCAAATGGGGAAATGAAAACAAAAATTTCCACAGATGAAAATGGAATTGGTTATATATCTATAGGATATGTGGATAAATCAGTTAAAGCCATTAAACTGGATGGAATAGAACCAAGTCAAGAAAATGTCAAAAAAGGTATCTATACAGTATATCGACCTTTGAATTTAATAACCAATGGGGAACCAGATGGAATTGTTAAAGAATACATTAACTATATATTAAGCCCTGATGGTCAAAAAATCGTTAAAGATAAAGGATTTCTACCTGTAAGATAA
- a CDS encoding TIGR00289 family protein: MKIASLYSGGKDSAYALLWALNQGWDVEYIVNVVSKNKESYMFHIPNVELTDLVSESAGIPMVKVITKGEKEKEILDLKKALEKLDIDGVVSGALASEYQRTRIDHICEEIGIKSFAPLWHKDQELILRDSSKFFDFRVVSVAAYGLGKEWLGKRITEENIEKLLKIMEKYRINRAFEGGEAETFVFDAPFFREKIEVLDYEVIWDGLSGFYIVKDAQLVPK, translated from the coding sequence GTGAAAATAGCTTCATTATATTCTGGTGGTAAAGATTCTGCCTATGCACTTCTATGGGCTTTAAATCAAGGTTGGGATGTTGAATATATTGTTAATGTAGTTTCAAAGAACAAAGAAAGCTATATGTTCCATATCCCAAATGTGGAACTAACCGATTTAGTTTCTGAAAGTGCAGGAATTCCAATGGTTAAAGTAATTACAAAAGGAGAAAAAGAAAAAGAGATATTGGATTTGAAAAAAGCCTTAGAAAAATTAGATATTGACGGGGTTGTAAGCGGAGCTCTGGCAAGTGAGTACCAGAGAACAAGGATAGATCACATCTGTGAAGAAATTGGTATAAAATCCTTTGCCCCACTTTGGCATAAAGATCAGGAGTTAATATTGCGAGATTCTTCAAAATTCTTTGATTTTAGAGTTGTAAGTGTGGCAGCTTACGGTTTAGGTAAAGAATGGTTAGGCAAGAGAATCACCGAAGAAAATATAGAAAAACTCCTTAAAATAATGGAAAAATATAGGATAAATAGAGCATTTGAAGGCGGAGAAGCTGAAACCTTCGTATTTGATGCCCCATTCTTTAGAGAAAAAATTGAAGTTTTAGATTATGAAGTAATTTGGGATGGATTAAGTGGATTTTACATAGTTAAGGATGCTCAGTTGGTTCCCAAATAA
- a CDS encoding LamG-like jellyroll fold domain-containing protein, whose translation MIIFKNRTVRPMGFAEVFGITVLSVVLLLSVSILYESVDSNLNNWMDKKDDHYRLMWYSSKENLEIINAQSGNGYISLNVKNNGTVVEDISKWSAFANNQYKKFTPQNIYLTPLNNITIYVQLAPFDNTLKLWLPFEEGSGDIAYDLSGNENNLNLYNTTWTAGRYGYGVKYDGNTTTSNTSKVVNTTNEVTYLVWINWSGESLKPENPDTRYNYTQCIILNGHNNRYLGIVDPNYNGTDYSIDTVLFTLPIDGVVYNLTTEKTIPVDSWVQIAATYDGASMKIYIDGALNATYNIAGNLDPAVNVTWAGSYYNYSYFNGIMDDLKIYDRALTDEEILADYAKTTNNVTLAGQYGNIVVKNGIT comes from the coding sequence ATGATAATTTTTAAAAACAGAACAGTGAGGCCTATGGGATTTGCAGAGGTTTTTGGCATAACTGTACTTTCAGTTGTGTTGTTACTATCGGTTTCTATTTTATATGAATCTGTAGATTCTAATTTGAATAATTGGATGGATAAGAAGGACGACCACTACAGATTAATGTGGTATAGTTCGAAAGAAAATTTGGAAATAATCAACGCCCAAAGTGGAAATGGATACATATCTTTAAATGTTAAAAATAATGGTACAGTAGTAGAGGATATCTCCAAATGGTCGGCTTTTGCCAACAATCAATACAAAAAATTCACTCCTCAGAATATATATTTAACACCTTTAAACAATATTACAATATATGTTCAACTGGCTCCATTTGATAATACCTTAAAGCTATGGCTTCCATTTGAAGAAGGTAGTGGTGATATAGCCTACGATCTATCGGGGAATGAGAACAACTTAAATTTGTACAACACAACTTGGACCGCTGGTAGGTATGGATACGGTGTAAAATATGATGGAAATACTACTACCTCCAACACTTCAAAGGTGGTTAATACAACTAATGAAGTTACATACTTAGTTTGGATAAATTGGAGTGGGGAGTCTTTAAAACCAGAAAACCCCGATACAAGGTACAACTATACTCAGTGTATAATATTGAACGGCCATAATAATAGATACTTGGGAATAGTAGATCCAAATTATAATGGTACAGATTACTCCATTGATACCGTACTGTTTACACTTCCTATTGATGGAGTAGTTTATAATCTTACAACTGAAAAAACAATTCCTGTTGATAGCTGGGTTCAAATAGCTGCCACTTATGATGGAGCATCTATGAAAATATACATAGACGGAGCTCTGAATGCAACATACAATATCGCAGGGAATTTAGATCCTGCTGTAAATGTAACCTGGGCAGGTAGTTATTACAATTACAGTTATTTCAATGGAATTATGGATGACTTGAAGATATACGATAGGGCATTAACTGATGAAGAGATCTTGGCAGATTATGCTAAAACTACCAACAATGTAACATTGGCTGGACAGTATGGAAATATAGTTGTTAAAAATGGCATAACTTAA
- a CDS encoding acetyl-CoA carboxylase biotin carboxylase subunit: MFEKVLIANRGEIAVRIIRACKELGIKTVAVYSEADEHSLYTTLADECYSIGEPPALKSYLNIERILKVAEKTGVDAIHPGYGFLSENSKFAEECKKRGIEFIGPPVEAIELMGSKINAKRTMKKAGVPVLPGREEPIETVEEAVEVAEEIGYPVIIKASAGGGGMGMSVAYNKEELIDTIDSTRSIAKSAFGDSTIFIEKYLEKPRHIEIQIVADKYGNIVHLGDRECSVQRRHQKLIEEAPSPIMTEELRKKMGEAAVTAARAINYYSVGTVEFLYSKGEFYFLEMNTRVQVEHPITEIITGVDIVKEQIKIAAGEKLPFKQEDIEFRGHAIECRINAEDAINDFVPSPGKIKHYRSPGGPGVRIDSGVFGGAEIPPYYDSLVAKLITYGRDREEAIARMRRALSEYIILGIVTNIPFHRAVMEEENFIKGNISTHYVEDHSELLKKAILKYAVEARDEEKRFSDKIFHDDKKIVALAGGLNAYITSLASRNNAKYDKKYSNDDMD, encoded by the coding sequence ATGTTCGAGAAAGTGTTGATAGCCAATAGGGGAGAGATCGCGGTTAGAATTATCAGGGCCTGTAAAGAGCTCGGTATAAAAACCGTGGCAGTTTATTCTGAAGCTGACGAGCATTCCCTATATACTACCCTCGCAGATGAATGCTATTCTATAGGGGAGCCTCCAGCTTTAAAGAGTTACTTAAACATTGAGAGAATCTTAAAAGTTGCTGAAAAAACCGGTGTAGATGCTATACATCCTGGTTATGGATTTTTATCAGAAAATTCAAAATTTGCTGAAGAATGTAAAAAAAGAGGAATTGAATTTATAGGCCCTCCAGTGGAAGCCATAGAGTTAATGGGTAGTAAGATAAATGCAAAAAGAACTATGAAAAAGGCAGGAGTTCCTGTTTTACCTGGAAGGGAGGAACCTATAGAAACCGTCGAAGAAGCTGTTGAAGTTGCAGAAGAAATTGGTTACCCAGTTATTATAAAAGCCTCCGCCGGTGGTGGAGGTATGGGAATGAGTGTAGCCTACAACAAAGAAGAGTTAATAGACACCATAGACTCAACTAGATCAATAGCAAAAAGTGCATTTGGAGATTCAACGATATTTATTGAAAAATATCTGGAAAAACCAAGACATATAGAAATCCAGATTGTAGCAGACAAATACGGTAATATAGTTCACCTAGGAGACAGGGAATGTTCAGTTCAAAGAAGACATCAAAAGCTAATAGAAGAGGCTCCTTCACCAATAATGACTGAAGAGTTAAGGAAAAAAATGGGTGAAGCTGCAGTAACGGCTGCAAGAGCTATCAACTACTACAGCGTGGGAACTGTTGAATTCTTATATAGCAAAGGTGAGTTCTACTTCTTGGAGATGAACACAAGGGTTCAAGTTGAACATCCAATTACTGAGATAATAACCGGAGTAGATATTGTAAAAGAACAAATAAAAATAGCAGCTGGAGAAAAACTTCCATTTAAACAGGAAGATATAGAATTTAGAGGTCATGCTATAGAGTGTAGGATAAACGCCGAGGATGCTATAAATGATTTTGTACCATCACCTGGCAAAATAAAACACTACAGATCTCCGGGAGGTCCAGGTGTAAGGATCGATAGTGGTGTCTTTGGAGGGGCTGAAATTCCGCCGTACTACGACTCACTTGTGGCTAAACTTATAACATATGGTAGGGATAGGGAAGAAGCTATTGCTAGAATGAGAAGGGCGTTATCTGAATACATCATATTAGGTATTGTTACAAACATTCCATTCCATAGGGCAGTAATGGAAGAAGAGAATTTTATTAAAGGTAATATTTCCACGCACTATGTGGAAGACCACTCCGAGCTCTTAAAAAAAGCTATACTTAAATATGCTGTAGAAGCTAGGGATGAAGAAAAGAGATTTAGCGATAAGATATTCCACGATGATAAAAAAATTGTAGCTTTAGCTGGTGGATTGAACGCATACATTACAAGTCTTGCAAGTCGTAACAATGCAAAATATGATAAGAAATACTCCAACGATGACATGGACTAG
- the oadA gene encoding sodium-extruding oxaloacetate decarboxylase subunit alpha — protein sequence MVKITDTTFRDAHQSLMATRLRTEDMIPIAEKMDEVGFFSMEVWGGATFDACIRYLNEDPWERLRALKKRIQNTPLQMLLRGQNLVGYRHYPDDIVEKFVQKSVENGIDIIRIFDALNDVRNLEVAMKTAKKCGAHVQGAICYTTSPVHTIDQFVELAKKFEEMECDSISIKDMAGLLRPYDAKELIKRLKEEVSVPIDLHSHCTSGIAPLTYMTAIEAGVDVVNCAISPLSMGTSQPPVESIVAALKGTKYDTKLDMELLNEIRDYFSEIREKYKYLINPISERVDTRILLYQVPGGMLSNLVSQLKEQGALDKFEEVLKEIPEVRKDLGYPPLVTPSSQIVGTQAVMNVLTEERYKIITNEVANYVKGYYGKSPAPINKELMKRVLQDGEKPITCRPADLLEPEYELRKKEAMEKGIVSQEEDILTYALYPQIAVKFLRGELKAEAIPEEKEVSKFMEIPTEYAIEVNGEVYNVKVEPIYGTEMKKKKETYTAETEGAVTSPFRGMVTKIKVKEGDTVKKGDVIMVLEAMKMENPVESPVDGRVEKIVVNEGHSVSVGDILMIIK from the coding sequence ATGGTAAAAATAACCGATACTACTTTTAGGGATGCACATCAATCTTTAATGGCTACAAGGTTGAGAACCGAGGATATGATACCTATTGCAGAAAAGATGGATGAAGTGGGCTTTTTTTCAATGGAAGTGTGGGGAGGCGCCACATTTGATGCGTGTATTAGGTACTTAAATGAAGATCCATGGGAAAGATTAAGGGCGTTGAAAAAGAGGATACAAAATACTCCCTTACAGATGCTTTTAAGGGGACAAAATTTAGTTGGCTACAGGCACTATCCTGATGATATTGTGGAAAAATTCGTGCAAAAATCCGTTGAAAACGGAATTGATATTATTAGAATATTCGATGCATTAAATGATGTTAGAAATTTAGAAGTTGCAATGAAAACTGCAAAAAAATGTGGAGCTCATGTACAGGGAGCTATTTGTTATACAACAAGCCCTGTTCACACAATTGATCAGTTTGTAGAACTTGCAAAGAAATTTGAAGAGATGGAATGTGACTCTATATCTATTAAGGATATGGCTGGTCTTTTAAGACCTTACGATGCTAAAGAACTTATAAAAAGGTTAAAAGAAGAAGTTTCAGTTCCAATAGACCTCCATAGTCATTGTACAAGCGGTATAGCTCCTTTAACATACATGACAGCTATTGAAGCTGGTGTGGATGTAGTAAATTGTGCAATATCACCGTTGTCAATGGGAACCTCCCAACCGCCAGTTGAAAGTATTGTGGCGGCATTAAAAGGGACAAAATATGATACAAAACTTGATATGGAATTATTAAATGAAATAAGGGATTACTTCAGCGAAATCAGGGAAAAGTACAAATACTTAATAAATCCTATCTCCGAAAGAGTCGATACAAGAATTCTTTTATACCAGGTACCTGGAGGGATGCTTTCAAACTTAGTCTCTCAGTTGAAGGAACAGGGAGCTCTAGATAAATTTGAAGAAGTACTTAAGGAAATTCCAGAAGTTAGAAAAGACTTAGGATATCCACCACTTGTGACGCCATCTTCCCAGATAGTAGGTACTCAAGCTGTTATGAATGTTTTAACAGAGGAAAGGTACAAGATAATTACAAACGAAGTTGCAAACTATGTAAAAGGATACTATGGAAAATCTCCTGCACCGATTAACAAGGAGCTCATGAAAAGAGTACTCCAAGACGGTGAAAAACCAATAACCTGCAGACCTGCAGACCTATTGGAACCAGAATATGAATTAAGAAAAAAAGAAGCTATGGAGAAAGGTATAGTATCCCAGGAAGAGGATATATTAACCTATGCACTTTACCCACAAATTGCAGTTAAATTCTTGAGAGGAGAATTAAAAGCAGAAGCAATACCTGAAGAAAAAGAAGTATCCAAATTCATGGAAATTCCAACAGAATACGCAATTGAGGTCAATGGGGAAGTGTACAACGTTAAAGTTGAACCAATATATGGTACTGAAATGAAGAAAAAGAAGGAAACTTATACTGCAGAAACAGAAGGTGCAGTAACTTCACCATTTAGAGGTATGGTAACCAAAATCAAAGTTAAAGAAGGGGACACCGTCAAAAAAGGAGACGTTATAATGGTGTTAGAGGCCATGAAAATGGAAAACCCTGTAGAAAGCCCTGTTGATGGAAGAGTAGAAAAAATAGTCGTCAATGAAGGGCACTCTGTAAGCGTGGGAGATATTTTAATGATAATCAAATAA
- a CDS encoding DNA-directed RNA polymerase, giving the protein MYKILTISDTVRVPPHMFGRPIKENIHRILMEKYEGILDKDMGFILSIVDVNEIGEGKVIYGDGAAYHPTVFDVLTYVPGLHEVIEGEIVDIVEFGAFVRLGPLDGLIHISQIMDDYVSYDPKREAIIGKETGKVLEKGDRVRARIVAVSLREEKKRGSKIALTMRQPGLGKLEWIEEEKKKNKA; this is encoded by the coding sequence TTGTATAAAATTTTAACAATCTCAGATACTGTTAGAGTACCTCCGCACATGTTTGGAAGGCCCATAAAAGAAAACATCCACAGGATACTAATGGAAAAATATGAAGGTATTTTGGATAAAGATATGGGTTTCATTTTATCAATTGTAGATGTAAATGAAATTGGAGAAGGTAAGGTAATCTATGGGGACGGGGCGGCATACCACCCAACTGTATTTGATGTTTTAACCTATGTTCCAGGACTTCATGAAGTCATAGAAGGTGAAATCGTCGATATTGTAGAATTTGGTGCCTTTGTAAGGTTAGGACCTCTCGATGGTTTAATCCACATCTCCCAGATTATGGATGACTATGTAAGCTACGATCCTAAGAGAGAAGCAATAATCGGAAAAGAAACAGGAAAAGTCCTTGAAAAAGGAGATAGAGTAAGAGCTAGGATAGTAGCAGTCAGTTTGAGAGAAGAGAAGAAAAGAGGAAGTAAGATAGCATTAACAATGAGACAGCCAGGATTAGGAAAATTAGAATGGATTGAAGAGGAGAAGAAGAAAAACAAGGCATAA
- the spt4 gene encoding transcription elongation factor subunit Spt4: MRACLKCKYITKEDKCPLCEGETSENWRGLLIILDPVNSEVAKKAKIDCKGKYALSVK; this comes from the coding sequence ATGAGAGCTTGTTTAAAGTGTAAATATATAACAAAAGAGGATAAATGCCCACTTTGTGAGGGTGAAACATCGGAAAACTGGAGGGGACTCTTAATAATTTTGGATCCTGTAAATTCAGAAGTGGCTAAAAAAGCCAAAATAGATTGTAAAGGTAAGTATGCATTAAGTGTAAAATAA
- a CDS encoding GTP-dependent dephospho-CoA kinase family protein gives MYVLNEDVKDILKKPFGKVYKELPPIKGRVVSIGDVTTKNLLSKNIVPNLSIFDLKTKRTINVNITHNFKRVFEVNNPPGCITDEAIEKIKYLSTINDKDIALIVKGEEDLLTIPVIKYFPENTMVLYGQPDEGVVILKITKDLKHKIDEILKMMETIE, from the coding sequence ATGTATGTGCTAAATGAAGATGTAAAGGACATACTTAAAAAGCCCTTTGGAAAAGTATATAAAGAACTACCGCCCATAAAAGGAAGAGTTGTTTCTATAGGTGATGTAACTACAAAAAACCTTTTATCAAAGAATATAGTACCTAATTTATCAATTTTTGATTTAAAAACTAAAAGAACTATTAATGTTAACATAACCCATAATTTTAAAAGAGTCTTTGAAGTTAACAATCCTCCCGGATGTATAACTGATGAAGCCATCGAAAAAATTAAATACCTTTCCACTATAAATGATAAGGATATTGCTTTGATAGTAAAGGGAGAAGAGGATTTACTTACCATTCCTGTTATTAAATATTTTCCCGAAAATACTATGGTCCTTTATGGACAGCCTGATGAAGGCGTAGTAATATTGAAAATCACAAAAGACCTGAAACATAAAATAGACGAAATACTTAAAATGATGGAAACGATTGAGTGA
- a CDS encoding 30S ribosomal protein S24e: protein MEIKIVSERENPLLDRKEIKFTVSFEGATPSIKDVKMKLVAILNADKNMLVVDKLDQEFGKMEVNGYAKIYNNEKMMNLIEKKSVLEKNKIEEEVAEQVEEGQ, encoded by the coding sequence ATGGAAATAAAGATTGTTTCAGAGAGAGAAAATCCATTATTGGATAGAAAAGAAATAAAATTTACAGTATCATTTGAAGGAGCTACCCCTTCAATCAAAGACGTAAAAATGAAACTTGTTGCAATATTAAATGCAGACAAAAATATGCTCGTAGTTGACAAACTTGACCAAGAATTTGGTAAAATGGAAGTGAACGGATACGCAAAAATATACAACAACGAAAAAATGATGAACTTAATCGAAAAGAAGTCAGTTTTAGAAAAAAACAAAATTGAAGAAGAAGTGGCAGAACAAGTTGAGGAGGGACAATAA
- a CDS encoding 30S ribosomal protein S27ae encodes MAKTQKYQYYKVEGDKVERLKKTCPKCGPGVFMAEHLNRFACGKCGYTEWKKSEKVEEE; translated from the coding sequence ATGGCTAAAACACAAAAATACCAATACTATAAAGTTGAAGGGGACAAAGTAGAAAGATTAAAAAAGACCTGTCCTAAATGTGGCCCTGGAGTTTTCATGGCTGAACACCTAAACAGGTTTGCATGTGGAAAGTGCGGATACACAGAATGGAAAAAGAGCGAAAAAGTTGAAGAAGAATAA
- a CDS encoding site-2 protease family protein: protein MQSFRVAKVMGIPIELHITFVLLLLVVFYFWGVEGLILYIFLFTSVVLHELGHSYVAKKYGITIEKILLLPIGGVAMMGQISKEGEFKIAIAGPLVSLTLGGLFLILSSFMDINMGNYPLFQTVGVLNIMLGIFNLLPAFPMDGGRVFRALMSKKYSYLKATKIASTVGQFLSLMLLVLGLLSLNVILVLIALFIYYGASQEYRVLLMDEMFRNIKAKDIMSKDVVHVSPDMTVEEFINTLINYRYMGYPVIKNGKILGTITFADITNADKNEKIENLMKPPVIISKDSDISELLYTMDSADRVYVMDNGELEGIISKTDLVRTLKILGLKNSQ, encoded by the coding sequence TTGCAGTCTTTTAGAGTAGCAAAAGTTATGGGAATACCCATTGAACTACATATAACATTCGTTTTACTACTGTTGGTAGTTTTTTATTTTTGGGGTGTTGAAGGGCTCATATTGTATATTTTTCTATTTACATCTGTAGTATTACACGAGTTAGGACACTCATATGTTGCTAAAAAATACGGAATAACTATAGAAAAAATACTGTTACTTCCTATTGGTGGAGTGGCTATGATGGGCCAGATCTCCAAGGAGGGGGAGTTTAAAATAGCTATTGCAGGTCCTCTGGTAAGTCTTACTTTGGGAGGATTATTCTTAATACTCTCAAGCTTTATGGATATAAACATGGGTAACTATCCATTGTTTCAGACAGTTGGAGTACTGAATATAATGTTAGGGATATTTAATTTACTGCCGGCTTTCCCAATGGATGGCGGTAGAGTATTCAGAGCTCTGATGTCAAAAAAGTACAGTTATCTAAAAGCTACAAAAATAGCATCTACCGTAGGTCAATTTCTTTCATTGATGCTTTTAGTTCTAGGTTTACTGAGCTTAAATGTTATATTGGTTTTAATTGCTCTTTTCATATACTATGGAGCTTCACAAGAATATAGGGTACTTCTTATGGATGAAATGTTCCGTAATATAAAAGCTAAAGACATAATGTCAAAAGATGTGGTTCATGTTTCTCCAGATATGACTGTCGAAGAATTTATAAACACATTGATAAACTACAGGTACATGGGGTATCCAGTAATTAAAAATGGTAAAATTCTAGGAACCATAACCTTTGCAGATATTACAAATGCAGATAAAAATGAAAAAATAGAAAACCTTATGAAACCTCCGGTTATAATTTCCAAAGATTCCGATATTAGTGAGCTACTATACACAATGGATAGTGCAGATAGAGTTTACGTAATGGACAACGGCGAGTTAGAGGGAATAATATCAAAAACAGATCTTGTGAGAACGTTAAAAATTCTTGGACTAAAAAACAGTCAATAA
- a CDS encoding S26 family signal peptidase has protein sequence MSILLIVWSHVNVVVSDSMYPIMERGDFVIVENAKYEFNPNDLKVGDIVVYRAHWPDYKQNYAKYVVKINNKSLVVFEGDATKPVIHRIIEKVELDGKTYYITKGDNNPTYDPELISQDQIKQKIIEIGGNPLIIPYLGYISIILKENLFLVLLLVGLWYAYDYLKNKRRQKEKNNMVDD, from the coding sequence ATATCGATATTACTCATTGTTTGGAGCCACGTTAATGTGGTGGTATCAGACAGTATGTATCCGATAATGGAAAGAGGAGATTTTGTAATTGTAGAAAATGCAAAGTATGAATTCAATCCTAATGATTTAAAAGTTGGCGACATTGTAGTTTACAGAGCTCACTGGCCAGACTATAAACAAAATTATGCCAAATATGTAGTTAAGATAAACAATAAATCTTTAGTTGTTTTTGAGGGAGACGCTACAAAACCAGTAATACATAGAATTATCGAAAAAGTGGAACTAGATGGTAAAACATACTACATAACAAAAGGAGACAACAACCCAACTTATGACCCTGAACTAATCTCGCAGGATCAAATAAAACAGAAAATAATCGAGATAGGAGGAAATCCATTAATCATACCGTATTTAGGATATATTAGTATTATACTAAAAGAGAATTTATTCTTGGTCCTGTTACTGGTTGGTTTATGGTATGCATATGACTATTTAAAAAATAAAAGACGACAGAAGGAAAAAAATAACATGGTGGATGATTAA
- a CDS encoding NAD(P)/FAD-dependent oxidoreductase, whose translation MRELTYSYDVVVVGAGPAGSMASYYASKNGAKTLLVEKSQEIGEPVRCAEAVPRLENFGIATDSSFVRNYIKGGYLIAPNGKRIVVKGGKTDGYIVERKIFDKYLAIRSARVGTNIAVKSRVIGLDHNGEGYDVIIKHLDEEYVVKAKVVIAADGVESSVAEMAGLKTKKNPKEICSCAEYEMVNAKLLDKNMMEFYFGDVSPKGYVWLFPKGDTVNVGLGVIDSKKKAIDYLNEFLENPILEGRLDKATPVEFKCGGAPVGGPIKKTVKDNLMVVGDAAGHISPLTGGGIYLSMDCGSIAGEVAAECVKKNEFSEECLMKYENRWKEKHYKNLMKDLKYKNILQKLNEDELNAIADAIDGDLEDIDLKKIAVKIIKKSPSLLKYFKDLI comes from the coding sequence ATGAGGGAGCTAACGTATAGTTATGATGTGGTAGTAGTTGGTGCTGGACCTGCAGGAAGTATGGCTTCCTATTATGCATCAAAGAATGGTGCAAAGACACTATTGGTTGAAAAATCTCAAGAAATAGGGGAACCAGTAAGGTGTGCAGAAGCAGTACCAAGATTAGAAAACTTTGGGATAGCTACAGATTCATCATTTGTAAGGAACTATATTAAAGGAGGTTATTTAATAGCTCCAAACGGCAAAAGAATTGTTGTTAAAGGAGGAAAAACAGACGGCTATATTGTTGAAAGAAAAATATTTGATAAGTATCTTGCCATAAGGAGTGCAAGAGTGGGGACAAATATTGCAGTCAAAAGTAGAGTAATAGGTCTAGACCATAATGGGGAAGGCTATGATGTTATTATTAAGCATCTCGATGAAGAGTATGTTGTAAAGGCTAAAGTTGTAATCGCTGCCGATGGTGTGGAGAGCTCAGTTGCTGAAATGGCAGGATTAAAGACTAAAAAGAATCCTAAAGAAATATGTTCATGTGCAGAGTATGAAATGGTAAATGCCAAGTTACTCGATAAAAACATGATGGAATTCTATTTTGGAGATGTATCTCCAAAGGGTTATGTTTGGTTATTCCCAAAAGGAGATACTGTAAATGTGGGATTAGGAGTTATTGATTCTAAAAAGAAAGCCATTGATTATTTAAATGAATTTTTAGAGAATCCTATTTTGGAAGGTAGATTGGACAAAGCCACACCAGTTGAATTTAAATGTGGTGGAGCTCCAGTTGGAGGGCCTATCAAAAAAACGGTAAAAGATAATTTAATGGTTGTTGGAGATGCAGCAGGTCACATAAGTCCTTTGACAGGCGGGGGAATCTACCTATCAATGGACTGTGGTTCAATAGCCGGTGAAGTTGCGGCAGAATGTGTTAAAAAGAACGAGTTTTCAGAAGAATGTCTTATGAAGTATGAAAACAGGTGGAAGGAGAAGCACTATAAGAATCTGATGAAGGATCTGAAGTATAAAAACATTCTTCAAAAATTAAATGAGGATGAATTAAATGCTATTGCAGATGCCATTGATGGAGATTTAGAAGATATAGATTTGAAAAAAATAGCAGTTAAAATAATAAAGAAGTCTCCATCACTTTTGAAGTACTTTAAAGATTTGATTTAA
- a CDS encoding 4Fe-4S binding protein, producing MKVNHEKCGYCGACVGVCRNMAIELVENTIIIDDEKCKNCKLCAIVCPLNALEE from the coding sequence ATGAAAGTGAATCATGAGAAATGTGGATACTGTGGAGCCTGTGTCGGTGTATGTAGAAATATGGCCATAGAATTGGTAGAAAATACGATTATCATTGATGATGAAAAATGTAAAAACTGTAAATTGTGTGCGATAGTATGTCCGTTAAACGCTTTGGAGGAATAG